The following proteins are co-located in the Neisseria sp. Marseille-Q6792 genome:
- the dnaG gene encoding DNA primase: MIPSDFIDELLAKTDIVDIIDEQVPLKKGGANYMACCPFHKEKTPSFSVSPTKQFYHCFSCGAHGSAIGFVMEHQGLSFPEAVQFLADRVGMVVPKVRGQNDNPEVRAERKKKQQTLEETTAAAADFYAQQLKFNPAAKAYLDKRGLSAEVIAHYGLGYAPDGWQPLAQVFQPYPNTALVDTGMVIDNEGRHYDRFRHRIMFPIRNPRGQVIGFGGRVLDDSKPKYLNSPDTPLFDKGKNLYGLYEGRAAVKEAGRILVVEGYMDVVALAQFGVGYGVAALGTATTAEHVKILMRQADSIYFCFDGDNAGRKAAWRALENALPQLKDDKSLHFLFLPEEHDPDSYIRAYGKTQFEDALLNQSKPLSEYFWEHLSDDLNLNTQEGKAELVKTSSPLLAQITAPALGYLLKQRLSELVGIDPDNLAQLLGQEAPKRHVKQKNYKLPPISVKQPVMPTLVQRQIRSLLINPDWAAYIDLPDYLALDGDFACLANLAESIKSHAAVPETAQVLEYMRGSPYEETINRIFYSTHQSEEMNSSSEEDCENFQIGMKKLLNELKYSQIEALKQKSLKSGLGESEKKLLLSLLTAKQN, encoded by the coding sequence ATGATTCCATCCGACTTCATTGACGAACTTCTGGCCAAAACCGATATTGTCGACATCATCGACGAACAGGTCCCGCTGAAAAAAGGTGGGGCGAACTATATGGCGTGTTGCCCGTTCCACAAGGAAAAAACACCGTCGTTTTCGGTCAGTCCGACCAAGCAGTTTTATCATTGTTTCAGTTGCGGGGCGCATGGTTCGGCGATTGGTTTTGTGATGGAACATCAGGGGCTGTCGTTTCCCGAGGCGGTGCAGTTTCTTGCCGACCGCGTGGGCATGGTTGTGCCTAAAGTGCGTGGGCAGAACGATAATCCCGAAGTCCGTGCCGAACGCAAGAAAAAACAGCAGACACTGGAGGAAACGACGGCTGCGGCAGCTGATTTTTATGCGCAACAGCTAAAATTCAATCCGGCGGCGAAGGCTTATTTGGACAAGCGCGGTTTGAGTGCGGAAGTTATCGCGCATTATGGGTTGGGCTACGCGCCCGACGGTTGGCAGCCTTTGGCGCAAGTGTTCCAACCGTATCCGAATACCGCGTTGGTGGATACGGGGATGGTGATTGACAATGAGGGGCGGCATTACGACCGCTTCCGCCATCGGATTATGTTCCCTATCCGCAATCCGCGCGGGCAGGTCATCGGTTTCGGCGGCAGGGTGCTGGACGACTCCAAACCCAAATATCTAAACTCTCCCGATACACCTTTGTTTGACAAAGGGAAAAACCTTTACGGCTTGTATGAGGGGCGTGCTGCTGTAAAAGAGGCAGGACGGATTTTGGTGGTCGAAGGCTATATGGACGTGGTCGCGCTGGCACAGTTCGGCGTGGGCTACGGTGTGGCGGCCTTGGGCACGGCGACAACAGCTGAACACGTCAAAATCCTGATGCGTCAGGCAGACAGTATTTATTTCTGTTTCGACGGCGACAACGCGGGACGGAAAGCGGCTTGGCGCGCGCTGGAAAACGCGCTGCCGCAGTTGAAAGACGACAAATCACTGCATTTTTTGTTCCTGCCGGAAGAACACGACCCCGACAGTTACATCCGCGCCTACGGCAAGACGCAATTTGAAGACGCGCTGTTGAATCAAAGCAAGCCGCTGTCGGAATATTTCTGGGAACACCTTTCAGACGACCTCAATCTCAATACGCAGGAAGGCAAGGCGGAATTGGTGAAAACCAGTTCGCCGCTTTTGGCGCAAATCACCGCGCCGGCATTGGGTTATTTGTTGAAACAACGGCTTAGCGAACTGGTCGGCATCGATCCCGACAATCTCGCGCAACTGCTCGGACAGGAAGCGCCGAAGCGGCACGTCAAACAAAAAAACTACAAACTGCCCCCGATTTCCGTCAAGCAGCCCGTTATGCCGACATTGGTGCAACGGCAAATCCGCAGCCTCTTGATAAATCCGGATTGGGCTGCATATATAGATCTGCCCGATTATTTGGCATTGGACGGCGATTTCGCCTGCCTTGCCAACCTTGCCGAATCGATTAAAAGCCATGCCGCCGTACCCGAAACCGCTCAGGTTTTAGAGTATATGCGCGGCTCGCCTTACGAAGAAACGATAAACCGAATCTTCTATTCAACGCACCAGTCGGAAGAAATGAACAGCAGCAGTGAAGAAGATTGCGAGAATTTCCAAATCGGCATGAAAAAACTGCTCAATGAGTTAAAATACAGCCAAATTGAAGCATTGAAACAAAAAAGCCTAAAATCGGGCTTAGGTGAAAGTGAAAAAAAACTTTTGTTGTCACTATTGACCGCAAAACAGAACTGA